The following coding sequences lie in one Rhizobium rhododendri genomic window:
- a CDS encoding pyridoxamine 5'-phosphate oxidase family protein, translated as MTQENEKVARTWELMEKILFCMLSTRVGEDIRSRPMAAHFEPIENAIYFLTDVASHKDEEIERRHNVGLSFADTKGQKYVSVTGDAEVSNDRERIRELFSTPAKAWWESAEDPSIRVLKVTPKYAEYWDSPGTVVSYVKMIAAAMSSAKPDMGENAKVSL; from the coding sequence ATGACACAGGAAAACGAAAAGGTCGCACGCACCTGGGAATTGATGGAGAAGATCCTCTTCTGCATGCTTTCCACCCGGGTCGGCGAGGACATCCGTTCGCGGCCAATGGCAGCCCATTTCGAGCCGATTGAAAATGCGATCTATTTTCTGACGGATGTGGCTAGCCACAAGGACGAGGAAATTGAGCGCCGGCATAATGTCGGCCTGTCCTTTGCCGACACGAAGGGCCAGAAGTACGTTTCCGTGACGGGCGATGCAGAAGTGTCTAACGACCGGGAGCGGATCCGCGAACTTTTCTCGACGCCCGCCAAGGCCTGGTGGGAAAGCGCCGAAGATCCGTCTATCCGCGTGCTGAAAGTTACGCCGAAATATGCGGAATACTGGGATAGCCCCGGCACCGTGGTCAGCTACGTCAAAATGATTGCTGCAGCCATGTCGAGCGCGAAGCCCGACATGGGCGAAAATGCCAAGGTCTCGCTTTAA
- a CDS encoding SDR family oxidoreductase — protein sequence MNGYPKPPFPTQPQSIPGKTARMDPKPDHGESSYKGSGRLAGKRAVITGGDSGIGRAVAIAFAREGADVLVSYLDEHEDAAETKHYVEEAGRKAVLVPGDIQDAAHCRAIIDKAVSELGGIDILVNNAAHQNTFKDIAEISDDEWELTFKVNIHAMFYLTKAAVEHMSPGSSIINTTSVNADMPNPTLLAYATTKGAIQNFTGGLAQMLAEKGIRANAVAPGPIWTPLIPSTMPEENVTNFGKQTPMKRPGQPAELATAYVMLADPLSSYVSGTTIAVTGGKPFI from the coding sequence ATGAACGGTTATCCCAAGCCGCCATTTCCCACGCAGCCACAGTCCATCCCCGGCAAGACGGCCCGGATGGATCCGAAGCCCGACCACGGGGAGAGCTCCTACAAGGGGTCCGGACGTCTGGCCGGAAAGCGTGCCGTAATTACCGGCGGCGACAGCGGCATCGGTCGCGCCGTCGCAATCGCATTTGCGCGGGAGGGTGCGGATGTACTCGTTTCCTATCTCGATGAGCACGAGGACGCAGCGGAGACGAAGCACTATGTCGAAGAGGCCGGACGGAAGGCGGTTCTCGTGCCCGGGGATATCCAGGATGCAGCCCATTGCCGGGCGATCATCGACAAGGCCGTATCCGAACTCGGCGGCATCGACATTCTCGTCAACAATGCCGCCCACCAGAATACCTTCAAGGATATCGCGGAGATCTCCGATGACGAGTGGGAGCTTACCTTCAAGGTCAACATCCACGCTATGTTCTACCTGACAAAAGCAGCCGTCGAACACATGAGCCCCGGCAGCTCGATCATCAATACGACCTCGGTCAATGCCGACATGCCAAATCCGACGTTGCTTGCCTATGCCACGACCAAGGGCGCCATCCAGAACTTTACGGGCGGATTGGCACAGATGCTGGCCGAGAAGGGGATTCGCGCCAATGCCGTTGCGCCGGGCCCGATTTGGACGCCGCTTATCCCATCCACCATGCCGGAAGAGAACGTTACCAACTTCGGCAAGCAAACGCCAATGAAGCGGCCGGGGCAGCCGGCGGAACTCGCAACAGCTTACGTCATGCTTGCAGATCCGCTGTCGAGCTATGTGTCCGGTACCACTATTGCAGTCACCGGCGGCAAGCCGTTCATCTAG